A part of Myxococcales bacterium genomic DNA contains:
- a CDS encoding fibronectin type III domain-containing protein gives MKTRRIVGPFALPLLGLLAGACGSDETPAGNNVTCGTGTRLEGTVCLSDGAGPGGTLPDGGPASATDATTAGAAAPQFTGVTSVAPATTTSLQITWDAAKDTTTPAEKLVYNVYVATSAGAQNFSAPTFTTPPGATSVVLSTFTNNTTYFVVVRAVNEAKVEDKNTAEKSGKTEADSVVPAFAGATLAEPAADGSLKISWTPATDDRTAAAGMTYLVYLATSAGGEDLSGPSYVSDVGASSIVIKNLPVAEGTYYAIVRARDAAGNLDTNKVEVSAKNGKDTKAPVFAGCTSATVKDASTITVSWKAATDDTTPAGAIVYDVFASKTAGVQDFTTPTATFSSGTLGDVGGLLPSSQYFLVCRARDLSGNADTNKLERTATTLSDGTPPTFLGITTVSNVTSTTVDLNWAAATDDQTIAGDIVYDVYQAEAAGGETFGPTPTLSSLPGATSVTIPDLTPAKQYYWVVRARDKAGNRDQNTVEKTGTTKVSFQLNVFPILSQHCATAGCHVAGNPPFGLVLTPRSIAYGNLLLNSGEVPASKRVLAGDSANSYLFKKLNGPPPAPPAPPVGELMPPAVANDVLTANERNTIKSWIDQGALSN, from the coding sequence ATGAAAACTCGCAGAATCGTCGGTCCCTTCGCGCTTCCGTTGCTCGGTCTCTTGGCCGGCGCTTGCGGGAGCGATGAAACGCCTGCGGGCAACAACGTTACGTGTGGCACCGGCACGCGTCTCGAGGGAACCGTATGCCTCTCCGATGGCGCGGGCCCCGGCGGCACGCTGCCCGACGGGGGCCCTGCGTCAGCCACGGACGCAACGACCGCGGGCGCCGCGGCGCCGCAATTCACCGGCGTCACCTCCGTCGCTCCCGCCACCACGACAAGCCTGCAGATTACATGGGACGCCGCCAAGGACACCACGACCCCCGCGGAGAAGCTCGTCTACAACGTCTACGTCGCCACGAGCGCCGGCGCGCAGAACTTCTCCGCGCCAACGTTCACCACGCCGCCCGGCGCCACGTCGGTCGTGCTGAGCACGTTCACCAACAACACGACCTACTTCGTGGTGGTTCGCGCCGTCAACGAAGCCAAGGTTGAAGACAAGAACACCGCGGAGAAGAGCGGCAAGACCGAGGCGGACTCCGTCGTGCCAGCCTTCGCTGGAGCCACGCTCGCCGAGCCCGCCGCGGACGGCTCACTCAAGATCTCGTGGACCCCCGCGACCGATGATCGCACGGCAGCGGCTGGCATGACGTACCTCGTCTACCTGGCGACCTCCGCCGGCGGCGAAGACCTGAGCGGCCCGAGCTACGTGAGCGATGTCGGCGCGTCGAGCATCGTCATCAAGAACCTCCCTGTCGCCGAGGGCACCTACTACGCGATCGTTCGCGCCCGGGACGCAGCAGGCAACCTCGACACGAACAAGGTGGAGGTCTCGGCGAAGAACGGAAAGGACACGAAGGCGCCGGTCTTTGCCGGGTGCACCTCCGCCACGGTCAAGGACGCCAGCACCATCACCGTCAGTTGGAAGGCCGCGACCGACGACACGACGCCCGCAGGGGCCATCGTCTACGACGTCTTTGCCTCCAAGACCGCCGGCGTGCAGGACTTCACGACGCCGACGGCGACGTTCTCATCCGGGACCCTCGGCGACGTCGGCGGTCTCTTGCCCTCGAGTCAGTATTTCCTCGTCTGTCGCGCGCGCGACTTGAGCGGCAACGCGGACACGAACAAGCTCGAGCGCACCGCGACGACGCTCTCCGACGGCACGCCGCCCACGTTCCTCGGGATCACCACCGTGAGCAACGTGACCTCCACCACGGTCGACCTCAACTGGGCCGCGGCGACCGACGACCAGACCATCGCTGGCGACATCGTCTACGACGTCTACCAAGCGGAGGCCGCCGGCGGCGAGACCTTCGGGCCGACACCGACGCTCAGTTCGCTGCCCGGGGCGACGAGCGTCACCATCCCCGACCTGACGCCCGCCAAGCAGTACTACTGGGTCGTCCGTGCGCGCGACAAGGCCGGCAACCGCGACCAAAACACCGTCGAAAAGACCGGGACCACGAAGGTCAGCTTTCAGCTCAACGTCTTCCCCATTCTTTCGCAACACTGCGCCACCGCCGGGTGTCACGTGGCTGGCAACCCGCCCTTTGGCCTCGTCCTGACGCCTCGTTCCATCGCCTACGGCAACCTGCTGCTCAACTCCGGAGAGGTGCCCGCGTCGAAGCGTGTCCTCGCAGGGGACTCCGCGAACAGCTACTTGTTCAAGAAGCTGAACGGCCCGCCGCCCGCGCCGCCGGCGCCGCCTGTGGGCGAACTGATGCCGCCGGCCGTCGCCAACGATGTCCTGACGGCCAACGAGCGGAATACGATCAAGAGCTGGATCGACCAGGGCGCGCTCAGCAACTGA